ATGGCCGAGTGGATTTCGGGCCAGACCAAGGCGCCACGAGGGCGCGGTGCAGGCACCGTAACCGAGGAGCAACGCTGGGCTGGCTCGAAAGACTCCGGCTCTCCCTTCCCCGCGCTTCAGCGCCTCTTCCCCACAACACCTCCCCTCCATTCTTCCAGTGAATTCTGGAGCTTGGTATTGTTCACTGAAGCGCCTGAAGAAATCGCCCCACACGAGGTCGATATTTCTTCTCCCGATCCAAAGAAAAGAGCACTTGGGAAGCCTTTCCCAGAAATTCCTCTCGCTCCACAAAACCATACATGCGGGAATCTCGGCTAAAATCGCGGTTGTCTCCTAGCATAAAATACTTCCCTTCCGGAACCACGAAGGGAGGGATATTCCCCAAAATCTCAGGAGCCCCCGGGGTTAGCATAATGCGGTGGGGACTGGTCTTGAGAAACTCATCGTAAAACAGCACGTAAGGCCGCCTGTTCTCAGGCACCTCCGTGATCAAATCATTCGAAAGCGCGGCGTAGGTCGTGGGGCGCCCATTCAGGAACAGGACATCGTCTTGCATGAAAACGCGATCTCCCGGCAGGCCGATGACCCGCTTGACCATCTTGTTGGAATTTTCGGGAGAGCGAAAGACCGCGATGTCGCCCCGCTGGGGGTCACTGCGCCACCTTTTGAGCGAGGTCAGGGGCAGCCGAAGATCGTAGGCCGAGCGATCGATCAAAATGACATCGCCAACCGCAATGGTCGGCGCCATCGAACCCGAAGGAACCCAATTCCAATCGACGATGCTGGAGCGAAGGCACAGCACCGTCACCCCAAAAACAATGATCGCGATCTGCCAAGGCCGAGCCTTCTCCCCGAACAAAGTGCGAGAGCGAGGAGAGCGGTTCATGGAGGAGCCCATTTCTTCCCAAGATTACCATGAAAAGGCGGTTTTTGGCCACCGATTCGTGCCAGCCAACTCCCTTTTCTACGCAGGGCTACCAAGAGCAGTTTGCTCCTTCCAGCACTGGCCGAATCTTCTTCTCCCCTGAAACCCGAAACCTGAACCCAACCCCCTTCAACCAAACGCTCCCCCACTCAATCTGGCAAGCGAGCCGGAGAAAGCCCCCCCTTTAGGAGTTCCCGGTCTTCGAGTCCGAGGCCCGCTTCTTGGAACGATTGAGCGAGAGGCTGGCTCGACGAATCCGTTCCACGCGTTCGAGGAATTCCTGCGGAAGAGATTGCCCGCGGAGGCGAATATCAGTCGTCGAGTAGGTCATGAATTCTAAGGCTTTTTGAAAGCGGCTCCGCCTCCCAGGGGAGGGACGTCCCGGGAGACGAAGCACAGAGGAAACTCTCCCCGGGGCTGGGGAACGCGCGTCCCCAGCCACCGAAGAAAGCCACCAGCTACTTGATAGCTGAACCAAAATCTGAAGCCGAGCTTGCTCTCTCCTGCTGGAAATTGGCGGCCATGCGCCAGAGAAGGGTGCCCGAAACCCCTCGCCTCAGAGAGCCACCGGGAAAACCACCTGCGTCCGCAACCGCTCCTCTTTCACCTGTTCCGGATCGTCGAGGTACACTTCGTAGGGGGCGAGGTCCTTGCGTTGCTTGTGCTTTCCCGCTTTCAACCAGGCCATCCCCGTGGCCCAAGCGTTCCCCAGATGAACATAGCTCCCCCGGTGGGTGACGCTGAAGGCTTGGTGATCCGGGAGTTCTCCGCTGCCATAGCCTCCGGGAAGCTTGCCGGCCGGAATGATGGCCGGCACCGGAAGACACACCACGTAGGCGCACTCTTTGGCCACCGGGTCGAACTTGCGGTAGAGGGTGAAAGGCGGGCCCAGCCCAGAGAATTCGGAGCGCTCCAGCCAGGTGGCCACCTCTCTCATGGCCCCCTGGAGCGAAGGCCCCATGGAAGAAAGCGGGCAGGTTTTTTCGAGGCCCACGTAGAAGAGCGCGGAGCGGGCTTGCAAGCCCTCTACCTTTGACTCGCTCGTGACGCGGCCCGTCTCCATTCTCTCCTTCAGCATGCGGAGCCCTCGCTCGTAATCGGAGCCGATCCAGGCACTCATGCGTTCGCGGATAAAAAAGGGGAGGGTGCCCTCCATTCTCCAAGTGACTGAGGCGCCATCGCCATCGGTCGCCAGCTTGAAGCCCGTCCGCGCCTTCGACTTGTAAGGCTTGAGGAAGCGAAGATCCATTTCCAGAATCTCGGGCGCTTTCTGCTGGGCGTGCCTCAAGTGCCCTTGCCCTACCACCTCGCCCTCCCAGGAATAGGAGGCCCCCACTTTTTTGCCCCCGCCGCTGATCTGGACCTTGGCTTTCGGCTCGGTGCAGAGCCAGGGCGACCACTCCCGCCAGAGGGAAAAATCCTGGAGAAAGGCAAAGACCTCTTCCACCGGGCGCTTGACCCGGGTCGAGCGGGAGACGCGGTAGCTGACCGGCCGAAAAAGCAAGGCCCCCACCAAGCCGGCCACCGCCGCCAAAATCGAGAGCACGATCCACAACCACATGGCTCTGCCTCTCCCGCCTGAGCTGGAAAAAGTCAACCGCTCAGAAGGGCGGCGCCCACTCCTTGCTCCCTCCGCCAGCCAGCGCTGGCCCACAAAAGGGGGACGAAGGCCAGGAGTTCCATCGCCTCTTTTTCTGCGAGGAGCGTGTTCAAAAAACACGTCTTCTGGAATCGCGCTTGCTGCCTCTCTCCCCAGACCATGTCCCTCCCTCAACCCCACTTTTCCTGCCCCACCCTGACCCTCGGAGGGGAGGAACTTTGGCTCCTCGGGGAACGAGCGCTCTACTGGCCCAGTCAGAAAGCGCTCATTTTCTCGGATGTGCATCTGGGAAAGGCAGGCTTTTTCCAAAACCAAGGCATGCCCGTCCCCGAAGGCTCGACCAAGCGGGACCTCATTCTGCTGACTCAGCTGGTGGTCCGCCACAGCGCTCGGCGCCTGCTGGTGGTGGGCGATCTCTTTCACGATTCCCCCCAAGACGACGCCGAGTTGCACGCTGCCTTTCTCCGCTGGCGGTCCTTGCATTGTCATCTCGCCATCGACCTCGTGCGGGGCAATCATGACCGACGCCTGCCCAATGACCTCGGCATTGAGGTCCATCCCCAATCGCTCCAACTGGCGGGCCTGCACTTTCTTCACGACCCGGCCCAGGCCGGTCAGGGAGAGTTTCTCATTTCCGGCCACCTCCACCCGGTCGTCCGCCTGCGACCGGGCAATGACCCCTCTCTCCGGCTGCCCTGCTTTTGGTTGGAAGAGGAGCGCCACCTCCATCTGCCAGCCTTCGGCAGCTTCACTGGAGGGAGGAGGGTCCTCTCGGACAAGGGCGATCGCGTCTACGCCATTGCCGACGAAAAGGTCGTCCTCCTGCCGCCGAGGTTGCACGCCAAGTGAGCTAGCGCTTTCCTACCGGACCATGCGCACCTCGCTCGCCGCCCCTCAGGGTGACCACTTGTTTTTGGAATCTGCTCGCATCGAAGAGGGCCTGGCCGCCTCCCGGAAAAGCCGCCGGGGACGAATGATCGTGCCCCTCCAGCGGAGCGAAGACGCCCCCGTCCAGCGCATGCTGAACGTCCTGCAACCAGGTTCCTACATTCGCCCCCACCTCCACCCACGCCCCCAAGCGGCCGAACTGGTCTGCGTCCTCCAAGGAGCCCTGGGGGTCTTTCTTTTCGGGGAGGCGGGCCAGGTCACCCAAAGTCGTCGGCTGCAACCCGGGGCCAGCCAATCGATTCTGGATCTGGAAGCCAAGGTCTGGCACACCTTCGTGGCCCTCGAGGCGGATACCGTGGTCCTGGAAGTCAAAGGCGGGCCCTACGACCGGGCTCAAGACAAGCTCTGGCCGGAATGGGCGCCCGCCGAGAGCAGCCCGGAGGCGGGGCGCTACCTGGAGAGTCTCTTGGCCCGACTGCCCTAAAAACGTGTCCAGTCACCTCGAACTCCGCTTGGGCGATTGCATCGCAGGGATGGGGGCTCTCGACGCAGGATCGATTGACCTCGTCGTGACCTCTCCTCCCTACAATCTCGCCATCCGCTACCTTTCCTATGCCGATGACCAATCGCGGGAAGACTACCTCGCCTGGTCACGCCAATGGTTGGCCGGTCTTCGGCGCGTCTTGGCGCCGGCGGGTTCCTTCTTCTTGAACGTGGGGGCGAGCCCCCGCAGCCCGCTCCTGCCCCACCAGCTCGCCCTGGTGGCGAGCGAATTCTTCACCCTCCAGAATACCATTCACTGGATCAAATCGATCGCCGTGGACCGCCCGGGCCAAGAGACCTTTTCGGTCGGCCACTACAAACCCATCAACTCGCCGCGCTTCCTCAACGAGCTGCAAGAATATGTCTTCCACTTCACGCTCGAGGGGAACGTGCCCCTTGACCGTCTCGCTCTCGGGGTCCCCTACCAAGACAAAAGCAACATCGCGCGTTGGCAGCACACGCGGAAGAAAGATCGGCGCTGCCGCGGGAATGTCTGGTTCCTCCCCTACCAAACCATCCGGTCCCGCCAGAAAGAACGTCCCCACCCGGCCACCTTTCCTCCGGAATTAGCTCGTCAGGCCATTCTCCTGCATGGGCGCGATCGGGTTCGCCACATGCTCGATCCCTTCGTGGGAATTGGTTCCAGCGCCCTGGCGGCCCGCGCCGAGGGCATCGAGCAGTTCACGGGCTTTGAAATCGATGAAGGCTACCTGGAGGTGGCGAAAGAGCGCCTGAGCGAGCTCCTCTAGTCGCTACCCTACTCCGTGACCGTCATGACCCCGTTCATGATGCCGGCATGCCCGAGGAACGAGCAGATGTACTCATATTTCCCGGGCGCGGGGGCCTCGAAGGTGATGGTGTCCGACTCGCCCGGCCCCAAAAGCCGGGTGTAAGCGATGACCTGCTCCTTCTGGGACTCCCCCACATACTCGGCCGCCATCCCGGCCTTCACGCTCTCGGCCGCGAACTTCATTTTATCGACGCCCTCTTTCAGAATCACGAGATTGTGGCCCATCATTTCCTTGGGCAGATGGCCGACGTTTTTTAGTAGCAACGTGACTGTCTGCCCCGATTTCACCGTGAAGGCCTGCTTGTTGAACTTCATCTGGTCATTGCCCTCAATCACCACCGAGACATCCGCCGAAAGAACAGCCAAGGGCGAAGCCAGCGCCAAGAGAGCCAAAAGAATCGTCTTCATAGGGAGTGCTACAGCCAAAACGCCGAGGAAAACACTTCGGTTTCTTTCTTTTCGCGGCCCTCTGCCCGAGCAAAAAGCAAAAAAGAGCCGACCCCCCCGGATCGGCTCTTCTTTTTTGCTGGGTGGGAACAGGGCTCAGCTCGCTTTTCGGCCTTTCCGAAAGGCCTCCCGGGCGGCTTGCCGCTCTTCTTCACTCACTTCGCCATCGCCATCGGTATCGAGGCGTTCGAGGAGCTGGGAGCGACGTGCCTCGCGGGCCGCTTCGCGTTCGTCCTCACTCAATTCACCATCGCCATCCGCATCGAAGTCTTCCAGCAAGCGCGCTTGCATGGCTTCGCGAGCGGCGGCCCGCTCTTCCTCGTTCAATTTGCCATCGCCATCGCTGTCAAAGCGCTCGATCAACGCGGCCGTCACGCGGCGGAAGCGAGGCTTCTTGCGATCGCCTTCAGCGCCCCCGTCCCGCTCCAGGCGGGCTTCCCGCGCGGCAGTCCGCTCTTCGCCAGTCAGCTTGCCATCGCCATCGACGTCAAATTCATCGATCACTTCAGGCGGGAGAGGTCCCCGGGGGCCTTTCGGTCCATCGGATCCTTTGGGGCCACCACCCGGGGGCTTGGCCAGGGAAGCCGGGGCCAACAAAGCCCAAGCGAGAAATGCCGCAGTCGGCAGGACGATTCGAGTTTTCATTTTGGTTGCGTAAGTTCGGGGTTTTCTCGGTCTTTGGTGGGCCTTCGGAGGCCGGCCGATTCGAACGAGCAAACCGGGCCCCAGAGGAGAAGTTGCGGGGCGCTCTTTGTTTTTTGCTGCGATTCTGCGGGAAACCGGGATGCTGGGCCGTCCGCTTATGAAGTTCTTTCTCGTCGTCATCGCTCTCGCTTCCGCCCTCTTGCTGGCGGCCAGTCCTTGGGAAAACCTGGCCTCCCTCCTGCCTCCCTTGGCTGCCTTCGTCCTGGTTCTCGTGACGCGGGCCGCTTGGCTGGGACTGCTGACGGGGGGGCTTTGTGGGGCCATCTTGCTGGCGGGAGGCCATCTCCGGGAAGGGATGGTTCGCTACATGGAAGACGGCATTTTCGCCGCACTCGAGGGACCCTGGCACATCGGCGCCCTTCTCTTCACCCTTCTCCTGGGGGCCTTCGCTGCCGTGCTGGAACGCTCAGGCGGCTTGGCGGCCTTGTTCCAAGGGGGCGCGTTCGAAGCCAGCCCCACCGCCCGTAAAAAGCTTCAATTCAGCGCTCTGGGGGCAGGCTTCGTCTGTTTCTTCGATGGCCTTGCCAACAGCTTGCTTCTGGGTCGCGTCATGAAACCTCTCGCGGACCGGGTCGGGGTCAGTCGCGTGAAGCTGGCCTACATTGCGGATTCGACTGGCTCGGCCTTGGCCTGCATCGCCTTCATCTCCACCTGGATCGCTTCCCAGCTTTCCTACATCCAAAAAGGCCTGGAAAACAGCTCGCTTTCTTCCGCCCCAGCCGCCTACGCGCTCTTCTTCCAATCCATCCCGGTCAATTTCTACTGCCTTTTCACCCTCCTCCTCCTGCTGGCCAGCCTCTACTGGCAATGGAATCCGGGACCGATGAAGCGCTTTGAGGAATCGGCTGCCTCGGCCTTCTTTCAGGACGAGGCCGTGCCGTCGCTGCCCCGCTCCCAGGCCTGGAGAGCCCTCTTGCCTTTGGGGGTCTTGGCGGGTGGGATTGTCTCGCTCTTTTACTTTTGGGACCAGGCCCAACCCTTTCCCGTCACGCTGGAGAAGCTGCGCGAGGGCTTCAGTGGTTCCGCCGGGCCCTACGCTCTGACCGTCGGGAGCGGTCTGGCCTTGCTGGTGGCTTCCGCTTGCCTCCCGGGTCCGGATCCCTGGAAGCAGGCCAGCGAAGCGGCCCGAGAAGGGGCCGCCGCCTTCCTCTCGCCTCTCCTGATCCTGGTGCTGGCCTGGGCCTTTGGAAACATGCTCTCGGGGCTCGGGACCGCTGAGACCTTGGCGGCCGCTTTGGGGGACCGATTGCCCTTGGCTTGGTTCCCGGCGCTCGTGTTCACCCTGGCCGCCTGCACCTCCTTTTTCACGGGCAGCTCCTGGGGGACGATGGGGCTTTTGATGCCGCTGGCCCTCGGAAGCCTCTTTGCCTTCGGCGATACCAGCGAAGGAGAGCTTCTCGCCCTCCTGCCTGCGGTCATTGGAGCTGTTTTTGGGGGAGCCGTTTTTGGCGATCACTGCAGTCCCTTCAGTGACACCACCATCGTGAGCGCCATTGCCTGCGGGGTCGAGCCCATGGATCACGTCCGCACCCAGCTCCCCTACGCCCTCACGGCGGCGGGCATTTCCCTAGCCCTCGGCTATGGCAGCATGGGGCTGGGAGGGCCGGCCTGGCTGGGACTCGTTCTCGGGAGCCTGGTCTTGGTGGCCATCCCTTGGCTGGCCGCGAAGCCAAAAAAGGGCGGTGAGCCTTCGCCCACCGCCCCGGTCTGAAAAGGATGGCTTACTCCCGCCCCCCGAGCAGAGGGAGCAGATAGTAGAGAAGGTAGGCGAGCGAGGTCACGAAAGCCGCCACGTAAGTCCAGGCCGCCGAATCCAACATTTGGTGCATGCCCCGCTCTTCCTCGGCCGTGCTGATCATCCCCGTCTTGGTCAAGATGAGTTTGGCTCGGCGCGTGGCATCAAATTCCACGGGGAGGGTGATCAAATTGAAGAGCATGCAGACGGCGAGAGCGGCCACGAAGACCATGAATCCAGCAAAGCCGATCTGGGGCCCGAGAAAGCCATACCCCAGAACGAGCACGAAGGGCAGAATCATGGTCAGGGTGCTGGCGAAAGTCGTGACTCCCACCGCAGCCATCCGGGCGTTCAAAGGCCAGTAGTTGACCTTGTGCTGGATGGCGTGCCCTGCCTCATGGGCCGCAATTCCCAAAGCGGCCACCGAGCTGCCATGGTAGTTGGCCTCCGAGAGGACCAGTCGCCTTTTGAGAGGATCGTAGTGGTCGGTGAGTTTGCCACGTTGGGGGACGACATCGACGTCGCTGATCCCCGCGGCGGTCAGAATGCGCTGGGCCGCCTGCGCACCTGTGATGCCGGAACGGGCCCCCACTTGGCTCCATTTGGCATACCTGGAGCGAACGGCCATCGCGGCCAGGCCCGAGAGGGCCATCGTTCCGATGAAGAGAATCCAAAAGGTCATAATCGAATGGTGTGTAATGATGAAAGAGCGGCTGGTCGAGCGAAGAAGGCGAAAGAGCGTTCGCCTTTTTTCTCAAAATCATTACGTCCGCAGGCGGAGGGAAGGTCTCTCTCCTAGTAGGCGGGAGGAGCGGGCGGGGCCCCGCCACTGCCCGCCTTGACAGCGGATCTTTCGAGATTGCGGCCAAGGCTTTGAACATCTTGCCCGACTCCGCGCATGGTGTTGCAAGCGGAGAAGAGGAAGGCGGCAGCCAGGAGGAGGAGCGAGAGAAGAGCTTTTCCTTTCATGGGGTTTACCCATGGAGCAAGCTGCGCTCCGGTCGAGCAAAAATCCGCCATGCCGCTCTCCCTCGAACCCATCGCCCTCATCCGCACCGATTATCCCGAGAAATTTGGAGTGCCCCGGCAGTCCGGTTTGGCGAGAGCCGCCCGAGGAAAGATCGAACTTCTCCCGGGCTACCGCCAGCCGGAGGCCCTGCGGGAATTGCACCGCTTTACTCACCTCTGGGTCCTCTTTCATTTTCACCTGGCCGAGGGCTGGAAGCCTTTGGTGAGACCACCGCGACTCGGCGGGAATGAGCGCCTGGGCGTCTTTGCCAGCCGATCCCCCTTCCGCCCCAATTCGCTTGGGCTCTCGGTTTATGAGATCGAATCGATCGAGGAAAAGGCCGGAGTCATCAGCGTCACTGGCGTGGACGTGGTCGATGGAACTCCCGTCTTCGATCTCAAGCCCTATCTTCCGTACTGCGATGCCCTCCCCGAGGCCGCCGAAGGCTTTGCCACCCGACCCTCCAGTCCACTTGAGCAAGCCGTCATCGAAGTGGGAGCGGACGCCGCCGAGGCCTGGGAAGGGACTTCGCGAGCCTTTCGCGAGTTGCTCGCCCAAACGCTCCGTCAAGACCCTCGCCCCTCCTACCAACGAGACGAGCGCAGCTACGGAATGCACCTCGGCCCCTATGCGCTCCGCTGGCAGGTCCTGGAGGAAAAGCGTTTTTTCCTACTCGCCCTGAAGCCGCTTCCCGAAACAACCTAGCGAGCTGCTGGACCAAACGAGAGAACGATCGAATGAATTCCAAGCAAGGTAGGCGTGACATTTTGAGCACTCAGAACGCGCCACCACGACACCTCCCCTCCATTCTACCAGCCAATTCTGCAGCTTGGTATTAGCCCTGAGCAATGGTTTCGCGGACGATGCGTCGGAGGCCCTCCGGCTGGTAGGGTTTGGGTAGAACGCCAGAAAAGCCAAAGGCCTCGGGCTGCGCCATGGCTGGGTCGTCCGAGTAGCCACTGGAAACGATGGCCACCACCGAAGGGTCCATTTCCTTCAGGCGGGCCATGGTCTCGATGCCCCCGAGACCATTGACAATGGTGAGGTCGAGAATGACGAGATCAAACTTGCTGCCCGCCTCGAGCGCCGCTTGGTATTCGCGCAGCGTGTCCAGGCCATCCCAAGTCTCCACCAGTTCAAAGCCCTCGCGTTGCAACTGCGTCACGAGCAGCTTGCGAATGAGGGCTTCGTCTTCCAGGACGAGGATGCGAGCGGGAGCGTGCTGAGAGGAACCATTCATGGAGCTGCCACCAGCCTTAGCCGAAGTCGGCGCTTTGGAAACCACGGGTGAAAGAGGAGCTCGCTCCTCGCCTTCCAATTTTTGATCGACGAAGGGATTGCCGGCTTTCACCAACGGCGGGGAGGCCGTCCTCTGCTTGCCTGCGATCGGCTCCGGTTTGCGGGCGCGCACTTTTCCCTCCGCGGGCAAGAAGACAAAGACGGAAGTCCCTTCCCCCGGCTTGGACCAGATTTTCATGAAGCCATCGTGGGCCTTCACGATGAGGTCGCAAACCGTCAGGCCGAGACCCGAAGAGTTGCTCGCGCTCCAGGTGGTGAAGTAGGGCTCGAAGACGCGGTCCAAGTTGGCCTCGGGGATGCCCTCGCCCGAATCCATGAGGCAGATTTCCAACCAATTCGGATGGGCCAAGGCCCCCGGCAGGCCCTGCTCTTCGGCTTGGGCCCGATCGACGGCTCGGGCGTGCAAGGCCAGTTCCCCTCCCTGGGGCATGGCCGCGATGGCGTTTTCCAAGAGATTGTTGACCAAGCGCTGCATTTGACGTCGATCCGCGCTGATTTCAGGAATCTCCTCCCCAAAGCGGGCTTCCACTTGGACGCCTTCCGGGACGGGATGGCGTTGCAGCAAGCGCTCGAGCAACTCTTGGGGGGCAAAGGTTTCTTTCACCGGCGCGCCCCCTTTGGCGAAGGTCAGGAGCTGGTGGACGAGGTCTCCCGAGCGCTCGGTGGTGTCCTCCACATCTTGAAGGGCTTCCACAATTTCGTCCGGCAAGTCGGGCGCGGAGAGAGCCCACTCCCGCAGGCTTTCCAAGCCATTCACTTGGACCGTGAGCAGGTTGTTGAAATCGTGAGCAAAGCCCCGCGCCAAGAAGCCAAGCCCTTCCAGTTGCTGGAGTTGCCCCTGCACTCGACGAGCGGCCCGCAGCTCAGAGATGTCTTGCAGAATCAAGAGCAGCCCTTCGGCGAAGGGGTAGGCTTGGATGGAAAAAGCCATTTCCCCATCCCCCCAGTCCAGTTCAAAACTGGCGCGGCTGCGCTCTCGCTGGGCCTCACCCAAATGCTGGAAAAGGGGCTCGCTGGCGACCTCGGGGACGACCTTCCAAAGGGACCGACCGACAATCTCGTCCGTTCCGGCCAGACCGAGGGCCTCCGGCACCGAACCATTGGCATAGGTCACTTGCCAGAGCGGATTGACCGTCAGGAGGGGATCGGAGATGCTCTCGAGAATCGACCCCAATTGTCTCCACGAAGTCTCCGTGGACTCTGACTTCTCGCTCTGCTCCCGCCTGCGAAAGGTCACCACCACCCCATAGGAGCCGCCTTCGCGACCGTCCCGGAGCGGCTGGGCCAGTTCTTGGATCGGGAGACGTTCCCCTCCTCGGGTCACGAGCGTGGTCTGGATGGCCCCTTCCTCTACCCCGTGGTTCCCGTTTTGCGAGAAGGGAAAGGAAAGCTGCCCCGTGTCGTGGAGGCTCTTGAAAACATCTTGGAGCGGCTGATGGAGGGCTTCTTCGCTCGACCAGCCGGTCAGGCTCTCCGCCTCCGGGTTCAGGTAGGTAATGAGCCCGGCCAGATCGGTCGCGATGACCCCCTCCGAGGCTGTCTCGAGCAGGCCGGATTGGCGGGTCTCCCGGAGGCGCAACTCTTGAATCGCCCGGTAGCCTGCCAAGGCCGACTCGACGGCGCTCTGGAGCTGCTCGCTGTTGAAAGGCTTGAGGAGGAACCCCTGGGGGCCGGTCTTTTGGGCCACCCGCAAGGTCTCATCATCGGCCATCCCCGTGATGAAAACGAAAGGCGTCTCGTGGTCCTCGCGGAGGCGGCGCGCTAGCTCGATGCCACTGATCTCGCCCGACAAGCAAATGTCCAGCAGCACCAAGTCGGGGGGCGACTCCCGCACGGCCGCCAAGGCCTCCTCCCCCGACGAGGCCACCCGCGGGGCGTCAAACCCCATCTGCTCCAGGCTGACTTGGACGTCGCGCCCGACCAAGCCCTCATCTTCCACCACCAACACGCGCGATTTCATCTCCCTCTATTGTAACCGGAAGAGGCGCCAATGGGCAACTCGCTTCCCCAAACCGGCCCGCTTTCTCACCCGCCCCTCACAAGAAAAACTTGAGAGAAAGAGCCAACTGCGGTTGGTGACGGTCCCGCCAATGAAGTGGATTTTTCCCAACGCCGCCCCGCCCCCACTGCCCTCAGCAGGCCTCCCGGCTGGTCTTCCGGGCTTCGTGGAAAAGCTCTTGGCGCGGCGGGCTTTCACCTCGGCTGAGGAACTGGACACCTTTCTTTTTCCCAAGCTGCAAGGCCTACGCGACCCCT
This portion of the Verrucomicrobiota bacterium genome encodes:
- a CDS encoding response regulator, producing MKSRVLVVEDEGLVGRDVQVSLEQMGFDAPRVASSGEEALAAVRESPPDLVLLDICLSGEISGIELARRLREDHETPFVFITGMADDETLRVAQKTGPQGFLLKPFNSEQLQSAVESALAGYRAIQELRLRETRQSGLLETASEGVIATDLAGLITYLNPEAESLTGWSSEEALHQPLQDVFKSLHDTGQLSFPFSQNGNHGVEEGAIQTTLVTRGGERLPIQELAQPLRDGREGGSYGVVVTFRRREQSEKSESTETSWRQLGSILESISDPLLTVNPLWQVTYANGSVPEALGLAGTDEIVGRSLWKVVPEVASEPLFQHLGEAQRERSRASFELDWGDGEMAFSIQAYPFAEGLLLILQDISELRAARRVQGQLQQLEGLGFLARGFAHDFNNLLTVQVNGLESLREWALSAPDLPDEIVEALQDVEDTTERSGDLVHQLLTFAKGGAPVKETFAPQELLERLLQRHPVPEGVQVEARFGEEIPEISADRRQMQRLVNNLLENAIAAMPQGGELALHARAVDRAQAEEQGLPGALAHPNWLEICLMDSGEGIPEANLDRVFEPYFTTWSASNSSGLGLTVCDLIVKAHDGFMKIWSKPGEGTSVFVFLPAEGKVRARKPEPIAGKQRTASPPLVKAGNPFVDQKLEGEERAPLSPVVSKAPTSAKAGGSSMNGSSQHAPARILVLEDEALIRKLLVTQLQREGFELVETWDGLDTLREYQAALEAGSKFDLVILDLTIVNGLGGIETMARLKEMDPSVVAIVSSGYSDDPAMAQPEAFGFSGVLPKPYQPEGLRRIVRETIAQG